A region of the Muricauda sp. MAR_2010_75 genome:
AATGTGGTCTTCCAAAAGATATGGCAGCCGAACTTTACAAGCCTTTCATCATCCGTAAGTTGATTGAAAGAGGTATTGTAAAGACCGTTAAATCTGCCAAGAAGATTATTGACAAAAAGGAGCCTGTAGTTTGGGATATCCTTGAAAATGTCCTTAAAGGACACCCTGTATTGTTGAACCGGGCCCCCACATTGCACCGATTGGGTATCCAAGCGTTCCAGCCTAAACTTATTGAAGGTAAGGCGATTCGTTTGCACCCATTGGCCTGTACCGCATTTAACGCGGATTTTGATGGGGACCAGATGGCAGTTCACTTGCCATTGGGACCAGAGGCCATTTTGGAAGCGCAACTGTTGATGTTGGCTTCTCAGAACATCCTTAACCCAGCCAACGGTTCTCCGATTACCGTACCTTCCCAGGACATGGTTTTGGGATTGTATTATATGACCAAGGAGAAGAAGTCCACCAAAGAAGAGCCTGTATTGGGTGAAGGACTTACTTTCTATTCTTCGGAAGAAGTGGAGATTGCCTTTAACGAGCGGAAGGTTGCGTTGAACGCAGGTATCAAAGTTAGGGCGAAGGACTTTAACGAAGCCGGTGAATTGGTCAATCAAATTATTGAGACCACAGTAGGTCGTGTATTGTTCAACACGGTTGTGCCAGAACAAGCAGGGTTCATCAATCAAGTATTGAACAAGAAAGCCCTTCGAAACATTATCGGGGACATTCTTGCTGTTACCGATGTTCCCACCACGGCTGAATTCTTGGATAAAATCAAGTCCATGGGATATGATTTCGCCTTTAAAGGAGGGTTGTCCTTCAGTTTGGGAGATATCATCATTCCAGCGGAAAAACAAGATATGATCAATGATGCAAATGAGCAGGTTGATGGTATTATGATGAACTATAACATGGGTCTTATCACCAATAACGAGCGATATAACCAGGTTATTGATGTTTGGACTTCAACCAACGCTATGTTGACCGAATTGGCCATGAAGCGAATTCGCGAGGATAAACAAGGATTCAACTCGGTGTATATGATGTTGGATTCTGGCGCGAGGGGTTCCAAAGAGCAGATTCGTCAGTTGACCGGTATGCGTGGATTGATGGCTAAGCCTAAGAAATCCACTGCAGGTGGTGGTGAAATTATTGAAAACCCGATTCTTTCGAACTTTAAGGAAGGGTTGTCCATTTTGGAATACTTTATCTCTACCCACGGTGCGCGTAAAGGTCTTGCGGATACCGCTTTGAAAACTGCGGATGCTGGATACTTGACCCGTCGTTTGGTGGATGTTTCCCAAGATGTAATTATCAATATTGAGGACTGTGGTACACTTCGAGGAATTGAAGTTGAACCATTGAAGAAGAACGAAGAAATTGTTGAATCCCTTGGAGAGCGAATCTTAGGTAGGGTTTCATTGCATGATGTCTATAATCCGTTGACAGAGGAATTGGTTCTTAAAGCTGGTCAAGAAATCTCTGAAGCTGATGTAAAACGTGTTGAAGCCGCTCCAATTGAGAAAGTTGAAGTACGATCCGCCTTAACGTGTGAGGCGCCTCAGGGAATCTGTGCAAAATGCTACGGTAGGAACTTGGCCACCAATAAAATGGTGCAGCGAGGAGAAGCTGTTGGTGTTGTTGCTGCACAATCCATTGGTGAGCCCGGTACACAGTTGACCTTGCGTACCTTCCACGTGGGTGGTATTGCAGGAAACATTTCCGAAGACAATAAATTGGAATCCAAATTTGATGGTATAGCCGAAATCGAGGATCTACGATTGGTTGAAGGAGAAAACAGTGAAGGTGGAAAAACCAACATCGTTATTTCCCGAACCTCTGAAATCAAGATTGTGGATGCCAAAACAGGAATAACATTGAGCACCAATAACATTCCTTATGGTTCCCAATTGTTCATTAAGAATGGCGCTAAGATCAGTAAAGGAACCTTGATTTGTCAATGGGATCCGTACAACGGTGTCATTGTTTCTGAGTTCACAGGGCAAATAGCCTATGAAAATATTGAGCAAGGGGTTACCTATCAGGTTGAAATCGATGAGCAAACCGGTTTCCAAGAAAAAGTAATTTCTGAATCAAGAAACAAGAAATTGATTCCAACCCTGTTGATCAAGGACGGTAAAGGAGAAACTCTACGTTCTTATAACTTGCCAGTTGGCTCCCACTTGATGGTGGACGACGGGGAGAAAATTAAGGAAGGTAAGATTTTGGTGAAAATACCACGTAAATCAGCCAAAGCAGGAGATATTACAGGTGGTCTTCCAAGGGTAACCGAGTTGTTCGAGGCTCGTAACCCATCCAACCCAGCTGTTGTTTCTGAAATTGATGGTGTGGTTTCCTTCGGTAAGATCAAGAGAGGTAACCGAGAAATCATCATCGAATCCAAAACCGGTGAGGTGAAGAAGTACTTGGTGAAACTTTCCAACCAGATTTTGGTGCAGGAGAACGACTACGTTCGCGCTGGTATGCCATTGTCAGATGGTTCTATTACGCCAGAGGATATCTTGGCAATCAAAGGACCATCTGCTGTTCAGCAGTATTTGGTGAACGAGGTTCAAGAGGTGTACCGTTTGCAAGGTGTGAAAATCAATGATAAACACTTTGAAGTTGTGGTACGTCAAATGATGCGTAAGGTAAAAATCGAGGATTCTGGAGATACCACTTTCTTGGAAAATCAATTGGTGCACAAAGACGACTTTATCAATGAGAACGATGAAATCTACGGTAAAAAAGTTGTTGAAGAAGCCGGAGATTCAGAAAGATTGAAGCCAGGACAGATTATTACCGCCCGTGAATTGAGGGATGAGAACTCTATTCTACGAAGAGAGGACAAGACCTTGGTAACGGCAAGGGATGCGGTTGCCGCTACGGCTACTCCAATCCTGCAAGGTATTACAAGAGCGTCGTTGCAGACCAAATCATTTATCTCTGCTGCATCGTTCCAGGAAACCACCAAAGTGTTGAACGAAGCTGCCGTAAGCGGTAAAGTAGATACACTGGAAGGATTGAAGGAGAATGTAATTGTTGGACACAAGATTCCTGCCGGTACCGGTATGAGGGATTATGATAGCATCATCGTAGGATCCAAAGAGGAGTACGATGAAATCATGGCCCGAAAAGAGGAATTTAAGTTCTAATTATAAAATAAGCAAAACCCTGGCCTCACCGTCAGGGTTTTCTTTTATTATTTTGAAACGTAAGTATCATGGCTGACAACAAGCAAGATCAAAAACAAAAGCAAATCAATATAGAGTTGGATGAGAAGACCGCAGAAGGGATTTATTCCAATTTGGCAATTATCAACCACTCTGCATCAGAGTTTGTGGTTGATTTTATTAGCATGATGCCCGGTGCTCCCAAGGCAAAGGTGAAAAGCAGAATTGTGTTGACGCCACAACATGCCAAAAAGTTCTTAAAGGCATTGAGCGACAATGTGGCCCGTTTTGAACAGGCACATGGTCCCATTCAAGATTACGAACAACCTTCTATTCCGTTGAATTTTGGACCAACAGGAGAAGCATAAAAAAAGGCCCTGATTTTTAAATCAGGGCCTTTTTATTTTATGAGGTATCATTTCAACCAACCTTTTTGAATGCCCTGTTTTGAAAAGAAAATCAGATAGATTCCTATAATCACTACAATAATGGGCATGGTATAGGTAGATGGCCCAAATGCTTCAACCGCGCCAGAAATAAAAAGCCAATGGATGAACTGCGCCACGGCGGTTATCAATGAAACAATAAAAAGAGGCTTAGCCCATTTCTTGCATAGCAAAAGCCCAATTGAGCCAATTAATCCTGTGAAAACTGCAAGGGCAAAGGCTGCAGTGGCCCAAGCTGGAATACCTTCAAAAGCTTCACGTTGGGCTTGGTCCATACTTTCTAAAATAGCTACTTGGTTAAAAGCTTGATTGAGATAGTTAAAAACACCCATTAAATTCCATAGAAGCGCGATAACGCTAACCACCCAGAACCAAACAGGCGGTTTTGCAGATGTATTCATAATTCTTTTATTTATTGGTTATCCTCTACAAAGTACAAAAAAATGACATACATCTCTTCCAAAGAATTCATTTTCAGAAGAATATGGGTTCAAATAACTTTTACAAAGTGAGCTGGGAAGTTGCTGGAAAAGCTTGGAATCAACCTTTATTCAAACTCCGAAGTATAGTGTAGCTTCACTGAAGGATATTTTTGCTGGGTCATTTGCAATGAGAATGGTGAATCGGCCAAGAATACCAACTGACCTTTCTTGTCCGTTGCCAAAAACTTTTGTTTTACGCGTTTAAATTCTTGGAACTCTTCATTTTTTGGATCTTCAGGTTCCACCCAGCAAGCTTTGTGCACCGGGAAATTTTCATAAGTGCATTTGGCCCCGTATTCGTGCTCCAATCGGTATTGGATGACTTCATATTGAAGAGCTCCTACAGTTCCGATTATCTTTCTACCGTTCATTTCCAGCGTAAACAACTGGGCCACACCCTCGTCCATGAGCTGGTCTATACCTTTATATAGTTGCTTGGCTTTCATGGGGTCTGCATTGTTGATGTACCTAAAATGTTCTGGTGAGAAACTTGGAATACCTTTATAATGCAATTCTTCTCCTCCGGTCAATGTATCCCCGATCTTAAAGTTTCCGGTATCGTGAAGCCCAACAATGTCGCCGGGATAGGAAACGTCCACAATCTCTTTCTTTTCGGCAAAAAATGCATTGGGACTGGAGAACTTAAGTTTTTTGCCCTGTCTTACATGCAAATAAGGAGTGTTTCGTTCAAAAGTGCCTGAGACCACTTTCACAAAGGCCAAACGATCACGATGCTTGGGATCCATATTGGCATGGATTTTAAAAACAAAGCCAGAAAACTCTTTTTCATTGGCTTTGACCAAACGTTCTTCTGCCTTTTTGGGTCTTGGTGCTGGGGCAATCTCCACAAAACAATCCAAAAGTTCACGTACCCCAAAGTTGTTCAAAGCCGAACCAAAGAAAACGGGCTGTAGTTCCCCTTTCAAATAGGCTTCTTTATCAAAATCAGGGTAAACACAGTTCACCAGTTCCAGATTGTCCCTAAGATTTTCGGCGGCCTCTGTTCCAATAATTTTTTCTAGTTCTGGACTATCAATATCATCAAAGGCAATGGTTTCTTCGATGTTCTTTTTACTGTTTCCGCTAAAAAGATTGATGTTTTTCTCATAAATATTGTAGATGCCCTTAAAATCATAACCCATGCCGATGGGAAAGCTTAAAGGGGTTACGGTCAGGCCCAATTTCTGTTCTACCTCATCCAAAAGGTCAAAAGCATCCTTTCCCTCTCGGTCCAATTTGTTGATGAACACAATCATGGGGATGTTTCGCATACGGCAGACTTCCACCAATTTTTCGGTTTGTTCCTCCACACCTTTCGCCACGTCAATCACCACAATAACACTGTCCACAGCAGTCAATGTCCTAAAGGTATCTTCGGCAAAGTCCTTGTGGCCAGGAGTGTCCAAAATGTTGATTTTCTTGTCTTTATACATAAAAGCCAAGACAGATGTGGCCACGGAAATTCCCCTTTGGCGTTCAATTTCCATAAAATCACTGGTAGCGGACTTTTTTATTTTGTTGCTTTTTACGGCCCCTGCCTCTTGTATGGCTCCTCCAAACAAGAGGAGTTTTTCGGTCAAGGTGGTTTTACCTGCATCCGGGTGTGAGATAATCCCAAAAGTCCTGCGTCTTGCTATTTCCCTTTCAAAATCCATCGACAAAAATTTCGGCAAAAATAGGGGAAATATAACTTATGTCACCCATTTGTTACAAGATAGATGATTGTTGATATCGTTGGAAAAAAATGAGAGAAGTATGAGGGTGTAAAACAAAAAAGTAAAGTACTTTTCGCCTTTGCTGCCGTTTCTTAGAAGATTGCAAAAAGCAAATTTCTTATGAGAACCCGGTATTGGAAGTAATGTGGTAACTAATAATGCGTAATACGCTTTTTGTCGATTAAAATAGGCGATTAGCTACAAAAGCATTAATTATGTGACCATTATTATTCTAAGGTGTCATAATACATAGTGTGGCACTATTTTAACAAGAAAATCCCCAATTTTCTTACACTTACGAGAACTGCTGGCCATGGTGATTAGTTGACCAAAACTTATCATTTATGGAAAAAATTACTTTCTTGAATTTTAGAAAGAGCCTATTGGTATGGTTTCTTTCAATTTTGGGATTGCCCATATATTCCGCTCCTGCTTTACCACTTGAAACTTCTGGTAAAGCAATTTTCGCCAAGCACACATTTCTGGTGTATACGGATGTTGATACGGATGGAGATGGTGTGCCCGATGTCGTGGATATTGATGATGACAATGACGGTATACTAGACACTGTTGAAGGTCTGGATGATGCTGACGGAGATGGAATCCTCAACCACTTGGATATTGATTC
Encoded here:
- the rpoC gene encoding DNA-directed RNA polymerase subunit beta' translates to MARIKDNNAPKRFNKISIGLASPESILAESRGEVLKPETINYRTHKPERDGLFCERIFGPVKDYECACGKYKRIRYRGIVCDRCGVEVTEKKVRRDRVGHINLVVPVAHIWYFRSLPNKIGYLLGLPSKKLDMIIYYERYVVIQPGNAKGPEGEEIQKMDFLTEEEYLNILESLPSENQYLEDNDPNKFIAKMGAECLIDLLSRIDLEQLSYELRHKANTETSKQRKTEALKRLQVVEALRESQGNRENNPEWMIMKVIPVIPPELRPLVPLDGGRFATSDLNDLYRRVIIRNNRLKRLMEIKAPEVILRNEKRMLQEAVDSLFDNTRKASAVKTESNRPLKSLSDSLKGKQGRFRQNLLGKRVDYSARSVIVVGPEMKLYECGLPKDMAAELYKPFIIRKLIERGIVKTVKSAKKIIDKKEPVVWDILENVLKGHPVLLNRAPTLHRLGIQAFQPKLIEGKAIRLHPLACTAFNADFDGDQMAVHLPLGPEAILEAQLLMLASQNILNPANGSPITVPSQDMVLGLYYMTKEKKSTKEEPVLGEGLTFYSSEEVEIAFNERKVALNAGIKVRAKDFNEAGELVNQIIETTVGRVLFNTVVPEQAGFINQVLNKKALRNIIGDILAVTDVPTTAEFLDKIKSMGYDFAFKGGLSFSLGDIIIPAEKQDMINDANEQVDGIMMNYNMGLITNNERYNQVIDVWTSTNAMLTELAMKRIREDKQGFNSVYMMLDSGARGSKEQIRQLTGMRGLMAKPKKSTAGGGEIIENPILSNFKEGLSILEYFISTHGARKGLADTALKTADAGYLTRRLVDVSQDVIINIEDCGTLRGIEVEPLKKNEEIVESLGERILGRVSLHDVYNPLTEELVLKAGQEISEADVKRVEAAPIEKVEVRSALTCEAPQGICAKCYGRNLATNKMVQRGEAVGVVAAQSIGEPGTQLTLRTFHVGGIAGNISEDNKLESKFDGIAEIEDLRLVEGENSEGGKTNIVISRTSEIKIVDAKTGITLSTNNIPYGSQLFIKNGAKISKGTLICQWDPYNGVIVSEFTGQIAYENIEQGVTYQVEIDEQTGFQEKVISESRNKKLIPTLLIKDGKGETLRSYNLPVGSHLMVDDGEKIKEGKILVKIPRKSAKAGDITGGLPRVTELFEARNPSNPAVVSEIDGVVSFGKIKRGNREIIIESKTGEVKKYLVKLSNQILVQENDYVRAGMPLSDGSITPEDILAIKGPSAVQQYLVNEVQEVYRLQGVKINDKHFEVVVRQMMRKVKIEDSGDTTFLENQLVHKDDFINENDEIYGKKVVEEAGDSERLKPGQIITARELRDENSILRREDKTLVTARDAVAATATPILQGITRASLQTKSFISAASFQETTKVLNEAAVSGKVDTLEGLKENVIVGHKIPAGTGMRDYDSIIVGSKEEYDEIMARKEEFKF
- a CDS encoding DUF3467 domain-containing protein codes for the protein MADNKQDQKQKQINIELDEKTAEGIYSNLAIINHSASEFVVDFISMMPGAPKAKVKSRIVLTPQHAKKFLKALSDNVARFEQAHGPIQDYEQPSIPLNFGPTGEA
- a CDS encoding peptide chain release factor 3, with amino-acid sequence MDFEREIARRRTFGIISHPDAGKTTLTEKLLLFGGAIQEAGAVKSNKIKKSATSDFMEIERQRGISVATSVLAFMYKDKKINILDTPGHKDFAEDTFRTLTAVDSVIVVIDVAKGVEEQTEKLVEVCRMRNIPMIVFINKLDREGKDAFDLLDEVEQKLGLTVTPLSFPIGMGYDFKGIYNIYEKNINLFSGNSKKNIEETIAFDDIDSPELEKIIGTEAAENLRDNLELVNCVYPDFDKEAYLKGELQPVFFGSALNNFGVRELLDCFVEIAPAPRPKKAEERLVKANEKEFSGFVFKIHANMDPKHRDRLAFVKVVSGTFERNTPYLHVRQGKKLKFSSPNAFFAEKKEIVDVSYPGDIVGLHDTGNFKIGDTLTGGEELHYKGIPSFSPEHFRYINNADPMKAKQLYKGIDQLMDEGVAQLFTLEMNGRKIIGTVGALQYEVIQYRLEHEYGAKCTYENFPVHKACWVEPEDPKNEEFQEFKRVKQKFLATDKKGQLVFLADSPFSLQMTQQKYPSVKLHYTSEFE